In one Diabrotica virgifera virgifera chromosome 7, PGI_DIABVI_V3a genomic region, the following are encoded:
- the LOC114329059 gene encoding methyltransferase-like protein 25B: MDIEKRLLTCHKVYQTFYNVLNSYVSDYYVENHWNKLSTSWSNHFEEIKISELSDLLNLSKPLNGMVHPLTLLCLRSVLDNFTLPRRRADLPISPEISPFKDNKKFMNFFWKNVKLKKRHEIDIMAKLCYRLAKETNCFHIVDIGSGVGHLSRMLSYGYGIKVCTVEAVEAFTKLAESMDSNFENALTKRNICHIKNTFKTVHINKRITKDITVQDFLTIVQNAFDNKNVRFGIVGLHPCGDLGATLLKLYMECPNIVFINIASCCYMKITLNPTTESCFPLSNFCKAQNIVLSYLVCEIACHAIENYSEKLKNDAEYEKLKIHAYRAALEDLLTSVDPELKHSIVGSVKYTDNLTFVNYVKKVCDNNNLPNLPDEKVLFYEDLITTTWRKVVSFYSIRLLLAPLVENIILLDRWLYVTENGSECKILPLFDCNISPRNLVLSANKRKDV, from the coding sequence ATGGATATTGAAAAGCGTTTATTGACATGTCATAAAGTTTATCAAACATTTTATAACGTTTTAAATTCATATGTATCCGATTACTATGTAGAGAATCACTGGAACAAGTTATCTACATCATGGAGTAATCATTTTGaagaaattaaaataagtgaatTAAGTGATCTCTTAAATTTATCTAAGCCATTAAATGGTATGGTACATCCTCTAACTCTGCTTTGTTTACGTAGTGTACTTGACAATTTTACTCTTCCTAGGAGAAGAGCAGATTTGCCCATTTCTCCAGAAATTTCTCCATTTAAAGACAACAAAAAGTTCatgaattttttttggaaaaacgtGAAGTTGAAGAAAAGACATGAAATTGATATTATGGCAAAATTGTGTTACAGACTCGCTAAAGAAACGAACTGTTTTCATATTGTGGATATTGGTTCTGGTGTGGGACATTTAAGTCGAATGCTTTCATATGGTTATGGCATTAAAGTGTGTACTGTAGAAGCTGTAGAGGCTTTCACAAAGCTAGCAGAATCTATGGatagcaattttgaaaatgctTTAACTAAAAGAAACATTTGTCACATAAAGAATACTTTTAAAACTGTGCATATAAATAAAAGAATTACAAAGGATATAACAGTTCAAGACTTTTTGACAATAGTGCAAAATGCTTTcgataataaaaatgttagatTTGGAATCGTAGGACTTCATCCATGTGGGGATCTGGGTGCTACACTTCTTAAACTGTATATGGAATGCCCTAATatagtttttattaatattgcCAGTTGTTGTTATATGAAAATTACTTTAAACCCCACAACTGAATCTTGTTTTCCATTAAGTAACTTTTGTAAAGCACAAAATATTGTTCTATCGTATTTGGTATGTGAGATAGCTTGCCATGCTATAGAAAACTACTCAGAAAAGTTAAAGAATGATGCTGAATATGAAAAACTTAAAATCCATGCCTATAGAGCTGCCTTAGAAGATCTTTTAACATCAGTGGATCCTGAATTGAAACATTCTATCGTAGGCAGTGTTAAGTATACTGATAATTTGACTTTTGTTAATTATGTAAAAAAAGTCTGTGATAATAATAATTTACCTAACCTTCCAGATGAAAAGGTACTATTTTATGAAGATTTGATAACCACAACATGGAGAAAAGTGGTTTCGTTTTACTCTATTAGATTATTATTAGCTCCTTTGgttgaaaatattattttattagatagGTGGCTTTATGTTACTGAAAACGGTAGTGAATGTAAGATACTACCTTTATTTGATTGTAATATTTCTCCAAGGAATTTAGTTCTATCAGCCAATAAAAGAAAAGATGTATAa